From the Verrucomicrobiota bacterium genome, one window contains:
- a CDS encoding RbsD/FucU domain-containing protein: MLKTEILNPHILFPLSRIRHTNALVIADRRVSFLAGIETVDITLVDGVPRVLRALEALRGQATFDQAYMAEEFISHYSQETREQFARALTGINVDYEFHPDFKKRVPQAIGLIRTGDTIPYANMILISA; the protein is encoded by the coding sequence ATGCTGAAAACAGAAATTCTTAATCCACATATCCTTTTTCCCCTATCACGGATACGTCATACAAATGCCTTGGTCATTGCCGACCGGCGAGTTTCCTTTTTGGCCGGGATCGAAACAGTCGATATTACCTTGGTCGATGGTGTCCCGAGGGTCCTCCGGGCTTTAGAGGCTCTACGCGGGCAAGCGACTTTTGATCAGGCCTACATGGCTGAGGAGTTTATCTCCCATTACTCTCAGGAGACCCGGGAGCAATTTGCGCGGGCTTTGACAGGGATTAATGTGGATTATGAGTTCCATCCTGATTTCAAAAAGCGGGTGCCGCAGGCGATTGGTCTGATCCGGACCGGAGACACTATCCCGTATGCAAATATGATTTTGATTTCAGCCTGA
- a CDS encoding cytochrome c: protein MLKNKLYDQFFFRLAALLFLSMIVCACSDEKKTATIPPPDMDAKTLYQTGAVAYKMNCAVCHSSGSGSLLAPDLDKSPVVSAKNPAQLVNTILNGQKGSSTINGKKFSNAMPPLNYLKDEDIAAISTYIRAEFGGIETPPVQPAQVRALRN from the coding sequence ATGCTTAAAAACAAACTCTATGATCAATTTTTTTTCCGTCTCGCAGCCCTGCTTTTTTTATCGATGATCGTATGCGCCTGTTCCGACGAAAAGAAAACCGCCACAATTCCTCCCCCGGATATGGATGCCAAAACACTCTATCAAACAGGGGCCGTAGCATATAAAATGAATTGTGCCGTCTGTCATTCCAGCGGCTCAGGCAGCCTACTGGCACCTGATTTGGATAAATCACCCGTGGTCTCTGCAAAGAATCCAGCGCAACTGGTCAATACGATCCTCAATGGCCAAAAAGGCAGCAGCACTATAAATGGTAAAAAATTCAGCAACGCCATGCCCCCACTTAATTATCTCAAAGACGAGGATATCGCCGCTATCAGCACTTACATCCGTGCAGAATTTGGAGGCATCGAGACCCCTCCGGTGCAACCAGCACAAGTCAGAGCCCTGAGAAATTAA
- a CDS encoding AraC family transcriptional regulator, producing MEFHQFNPDFLDLKLLMEMPREVRGLFRNHVHSHDFFELGLIIKGECDCEYGQSSLITLKEGQGLLVPPGQEHVESNRKQGLHQLGWVGFSVGSPEWSDYLTGSLCQRVLSMEGDFDEILRVFRALQKEQGGRNLHGPARIRLLLIELLILMDRSQSKGSPTKKIKAVQTNRHSRVLASAADYLELNYGNPMSITQIARYHSLSMNHFIVLFTKEYKVTPKHYLQQIRLRKALGMIRDEKRQIKEIGILCGFKDPARFCRWIKAETGKSPRQYRKDE from the coding sequence ATGGAATTCCACCAATTTAATCCTGATTTTCTGGACTTAAAACTACTCATGGAAATGCCCCGCGAGGTCCGGGGATTATTCCGCAATCACGTCCATAGCCATGATTTTTTCGAGTTGGGACTTATCATAAAAGGTGAATGTGATTGTGAATATGGTCAGTCCTCACTCATCACCCTCAAGGAGGGGCAAGGGCTCCTAGTCCCCCCCGGTCAAGAGCATGTGGAGTCAAACCGTAAACAAGGCCTTCACCAGCTGGGCTGGGTGGGTTTCTCAGTGGGTTCCCCGGAATGGTCTGATTATCTCACGGGATCACTCTGTCAACGGGTTCTTTCGATGGAAGGTGATTTTGATGAAATACTGAGGGTTTTCCGTGCCTTGCAGAAAGAGCAAGGTGGGCGCAATTTGCACGGCCCGGCCCGGATACGGTTATTACTGATCGAGCTTTTGATCCTGATGGATCGCTCCCAGAGTAAAGGGTCCCCTACAAAGAAAATAAAAGCAGTGCAAACAAACAGGCACTCGCGGGTGCTGGCATCAGCAGCAGATTACCTCGAGTTAAACTATGGAAATCCGATGAGTATCACGCAAATTGCGCGTTACCACTCCTTGAGTATGAATCATTTTATCGTCCTTTTTACAAAGGAATACAAAGTCACACCTAAACATTATTTACAGCAGATCCGCTTGCGCAAGGCACTAGGAATGATCAGGGACGAAAAACGGCAGATAAAGGAGATTGGGATACTTTGCGGATTCAAGGATCCCGCCCGTTTTTGTCGGTGGATTAAAGCAGAGACAGGAAAAAGCCCGCGGCAATACCGGAAGGACGAGTGA
- a CDS encoding aldo/keto reductase produces MSRKIRWGILGTGMISDALVRAMPTSQTGILAGIASRNLSKAQEWVEKHELKDPVRAYGSYEELLLDKNIDAVYIALPNSVHCQWVVAAASAGKHILCEKPLASNYAELMVMLEAVRANGVFFMEAFMWRCHPGTAAWVKDIENGAIGQLRLIEAQFSFNCGEGSSSNRLSRELSYGGIMDVGCYSISAARLIAGAAAGKEFADPVELSAFAHVGKSGVDEWSTAIAKFPGDIIANLSSGLMVTLHNSIRIYGSKGHMIIPSPWFSDGKYSIQLDGQEIQNFEVTSDKNLYTHEVDILGNSVLEGRTQAQAPAMTWADSISQQKALDQWRKAAGIKFPVEEDDTLKKSTLSGKPLQFASSDHIPMGKIDGLDKPLSRVIIGSMSLRFDDMAYTTAILDHYFEKGGNGADTAWVYGPNCEKALGHWINLRGVREQFVILGKGATLACTNRAFHDPGCDPETLVKQLHESLDRLETDYLDIYCLHRDNPLIPASEFVDCLNELVRAGRIKVFGGSNWSTARIDEANAYAKAKGLKGFSTISNHFSLAQWNEPMWGSCFSSSDQSSIEWLKKTGIPLLAWSSQASGFFTGAFDRDTPPERDAWTREVSRVWFNEGNFQRLERAQDLAKKRNVTPTQIALAYVLNQPFNCYALIGPKTIEEIRTSLLGIHLELTQEELSWLNLETNHL; encoded by the coding sequence ATGAGCAGAAAAATCCGTTGGGGAATACTGGGAACAGGAATGATCAGTGATGCACTTGTCCGGGCCATGCCTACAAGTCAAACCGGCATCCTCGCTGGAATCGCCAGCAGGAACCTATCCAAAGCCCAAGAATGGGTCGAAAAACACGAGCTCAAGGATCCAGTCAGGGCTTATGGCTCTTATGAGGAGCTACTTTTAGATAAAAATATTGATGCCGTCTATATCGCCCTCCCAAATAGTGTGCACTGCCAATGGGTCGTGGCTGCTGCATCTGCGGGCAAACATATCCTCTGCGAAAAACCCCTCGCCAGTAATTATGCAGAACTTATGGTCATGCTGGAGGCCGTCCGTGCTAACGGAGTATTCTTTATGGAGGCATTTATGTGGCGTTGCCATCCCGGCACTGCCGCCTGGGTCAAGGACATCGAGAATGGAGCCATTGGACAACTCCGTCTCATCGAAGCCCAGTTCTCCTTTAACTGTGGGGAAGGCTCCTCTAGCAACCGGCTTTCCCGTGAATTATCCTATGGTGGTATCATGGACGTTGGTTGTTATTCCATCAGCGCGGCACGCTTAATCGCTGGGGCAGCTGCCGGCAAGGAATTTGCCGATCCGGTAGAGTTATCCGCTTTTGCCCATGTAGGGAAATCAGGTGTGGATGAATGGTCCACGGCCATTGCTAAATTCCCCGGGGACATCATTGCAAACCTTTCCTCCGGGCTCATGGTTACCCTACATAACTCCATCCGGATTTACGGATCTAAAGGCCATATGATTATTCCAAGCCCTTGGTTCAGCGATGGCAAATACTCCATCCAACTCGATGGACAAGAAATACAAAATTTCGAAGTCACAAGCGACAAAAACCTCTATACCCACGAAGTGGATATTCTTGGAAACTCAGTCCTCGAAGGCCGCACACAAGCCCAAGCCCCTGCAATGACATGGGCCGACAGTATCAGCCAGCAAAAAGCCCTTGATCAATGGCGTAAAGCCGCCGGAATCAAATTCCCCGTGGAAGAAGATGATACTCTCAAAAAATCGACCCTCTCGGGAAAACCATTACAATTTGCTTCATCAGATCATATTCCCATGGGTAAGATCGATGGATTAGACAAACCCTTGAGCCGCGTCATCATAGGGTCGATGTCCCTGCGTTTTGATGACATGGCCTACACCACGGCTATCCTCGATCACTATTTTGAAAAGGGTGGCAACGGGGCCGATACCGCATGGGTTTATGGTCCAAACTGCGAAAAAGCCCTTGGTCATTGGATCAATTTGCGCGGGGTGCGTGAGCAATTTGTCATTCTCGGTAAAGGAGCCACTCTGGCATGCACAAACCGGGCCTTCCACGATCCGGGATGTGATCCCGAGACACTGGTCAAACAACTCCACGAATCCCTTGACCGTTTGGAAACCGATTATCTGGACATCTATTGCCTTCACAGGGATAACCCCTTGATCCCCGCCAGCGAATTCGTCGACTGTTTAAATGAACTCGTTCGTGCCGGTCGCATTAAGGTCTTTGGCGGGTCGAACTGGAGCACAGCTCGTATCGATGAAGCCAATGCTTATGCCAAGGCAAAAGGATTAAAAGGCTTCAGCACGATCAGTAATCACTTTTCCCTCGCCCAATGGAACGAACCGATGTGGGGAAGTTGTTTCAGCTCCTCGGACCAGTCATCTATTGAATGGCTCAAAAAAACAGGGATTCCCCTTTTGGCGTGGTCGAGCCAGGCCTCGGGCTTTTTTACAGGGGCCTTTGACCGCGATACTCCGCCGGAGAGGGATGCCTGGACCCGGGAAGTCTCGCGTGTCTGGTTTAATGAAGGGAACTTCCAAAGGCTTGAAAGGGCACAGGACCTCGCGAAGAAAAGAAATGTCACGCCCACACAAATTGCTTTGGCATACGTCTTAAACCAGCCCTTTAATTGTTACGCCTTGATCGGGCCAAAAACAATCGAGGAAATCCGGACTTCATTGCTCGGCATTCATCTGGAGCTTACTCAAGAGGAACTCTCTTGGCTGAACCTCGAAACTAACCACCTTTAA
- a CDS encoding sigma-70 family RNA polymerase sigma factor yields the protein MDITKFTPLPLNDENQWVDLHGDYLFRYALSRVSSEHNAEDLVQETFLTALKSKDAFEGRSTQRTWLTGILRNKIMEHYRKGARFKGIPVDESYEQCSHELMDKHKHWDLDPNHSPADWAPSPSQCLENSEFWVVIQQCVGKLPVKASQVYIMREIDGLDTSEICAVTGVSESNLWVLLHRCRFLLRRCLELNWFVSPAKATGGDDQ from the coding sequence ATGGATATCACTAAATTTACACCACTACCCTTGAATGATGAGAATCAATGGGTGGATCTTCATGGGGATTATCTATTCCGTTATGCCTTGTCACGTGTCTCCTCGGAACATAATGCTGAAGATCTTGTCCAAGAAACATTTTTGACAGCATTAAAGTCAAAGGATGCCTTTGAGGGGCGCTCAACTCAGAGGACTTGGTTGACGGGTATTTTGAGGAATAAAATCATGGAACACTACAGGAAGGGTGCACGTTTCAAGGGTATTCCCGTGGATGAATCTTATGAGCAATGTAGCCATGAACTCATGGATAAGCATAAACATTGGGATTTAGATCCAAACCATTCCCCGGCTGATTGGGCACCATCACCTTCACAGTGCCTGGAAAATAGCGAATTTTGGGTAGTGATACAGCAATGTGTCGGTAAACTCCCGGTTAAAGCCTCTCAAGTGTATATCATGCGTGAGATTGACGGTTTGGATACATCTGAGATCTGTGCGGTAACAGGAGTCAGTGAGAGTAATCTCTGGGTACTGCTGCACCGCTGCCGCTTTTTACTGAGGCGTTGTCTGGAGCTGAACTGGTTTGTCTCTCCTGCAAAAGCCACCGGAGGTGATGACCAGTGA
- a CDS encoding DoxX family protein, giving the protein MNLKDQKHVCLISCACDFTQKAGVAMPWLQSFFLLAVRLIWGYGFFRTGFGKLQHLDQVTDFFRGLGIPLAEYQAPFVGCLELVGGILIILGLGTRLISIPLMGTLIVAYLTAHREELGMLFRDPEPFMSAAPFLFLLAMVILFLFGPGFLSLDKLIRGKTCKKYSQT; this is encoded by the coding sequence ATGAACCTTAAAGATCAAAAACATGTTTGTCTCATATCATGCGCGTGTGATTTTACCCAAAAAGCAGGGGTAGCGATGCCATGGCTCCAATCATTTTTCCTATTGGCAGTCAGGCTTATTTGGGGATATGGTTTTTTCCGCACGGGTTTTGGAAAGTTACAGCATTTAGATCAGGTCACTGACTTTTTTAGGGGGCTTGGGATTCCTCTTGCCGAATATCAGGCGCCTTTTGTGGGGTGTTTGGAACTTGTCGGGGGGATATTGATTATTTTGGGACTCGGTACCAGATTGATCTCCATCCCACTCATGGGAACACTTATTGTTGCTTATTTGACGGCACACAGGGAGGAGCTTGGAATGCTTTTTAGAGATCCTGAACCTTTTATGTCTGCGGCCCCATTTTTATTTCTTCTGGCCATGGTCATTCTTTTTCTTTTCGGCCCGGGGTTCCTTTCATTAGATAAATTAATCAGGGGAAAAACCTGTAAAAAATATTCACAGACTTAA